In a single window of the Panthera leo isolate Ple1 chromosome A1, P.leo_Ple1_pat1.1, whole genome shotgun sequence genome:
- the TNFAIP8 gene encoding tumor necrosis factor alpha-induced protein 8 isoform X3 yields MATDVFNSKNLAVQAQKKILGKMVSKSIATTLIDDTSSEVLDELYRVTKEYTQNKKEAEKIIKNLIKTVIKLAILYRNNQFNQDELALMEKFKKKVHQLAMTVVSFHQVEYTFDRNVLSRLLNECRELLHQIIQRHLTAKSHGRVNNVFDHFSDCDFLAALYNPFGNFKPHLQKLCDGVNKMLDEENI; encoded by the coding sequence TGGCCACAGATGTCTTCAATTCCAAAAACCTGGCCGTGCAGGCGCAAAAGAAGATCTTGGGGAAAATGGTGTCCAAATCCATCGCCACCACCCTCATCGACGACACGAGCAGCGAAGTCCTGGATGAGCTCTACCGAGTGACCAAAGAGTACACCCAGAACAAGAAAGAGGCGGAGAAGATCATCAAGAACCTCATCAAAACAGTCATCAAGCTGGCCATTCTCTACAGGAACAACCAGTTTAATCAAGATGAGCTGGCACTGATGGAGAAATTTAAGAAGAAGGTTCACCAGCTCGCCATGACCGTGGTCAGCTTCCATCAGGTGGAGTACACCTTTGACCGCAACGTGTTATCCCGGCTGCTGAATGAATGCAGAGAGCTGCTGCACCAGATCATCCAGCGTCACCTCACTGCCAAGTCACACGGACGGGTTAATAACGTCTTCGACCATTTCTCAGATTGCGATTTTTTAGCTGCCTTATATAACCCCTTTGGAAATTTCAAGCCCCACCTACAAAAACTCTGTGACGGCGTGAACAAAATGCTGGATGAGGAGAACATTTGA
- the TNFAIP8 gene encoding tumor necrosis factor alpha-induced protein 8 isoform X2: MLKLVATDVFNSKNLAVQAQKKILGKMVSKSIATTLIDDTSSEVLDELYRVTKEYTQNKKEAEKIIKNLIKTVIKLAILYRNNQFNQDELALMEKFKKKVHQLAMTVVSFHQVEYTFDRNVLSRLLNECRELLHQIIQRHLTAKSHGRVNNVFDHFSDCDFLAALYNPFGNFKPHLQKLCDGVNKMLDEENI, encoded by the coding sequence TGGCCACAGATGTCTTCAATTCCAAAAACCTGGCCGTGCAGGCGCAAAAGAAGATCTTGGGGAAAATGGTGTCCAAATCCATCGCCACCACCCTCATCGACGACACGAGCAGCGAAGTCCTGGATGAGCTCTACCGAGTGACCAAAGAGTACACCCAGAACAAGAAAGAGGCGGAGAAGATCATCAAGAACCTCATCAAAACAGTCATCAAGCTGGCCATTCTCTACAGGAACAACCAGTTTAATCAAGATGAGCTGGCACTGATGGAGAAATTTAAGAAGAAGGTTCACCAGCTCGCCATGACCGTGGTCAGCTTCCATCAGGTGGAGTACACCTTTGACCGCAACGTGTTATCCCGGCTGCTGAATGAATGCAGAGAGCTGCTGCACCAGATCATCCAGCGTCACCTCACTGCCAAGTCACACGGACGGGTTAATAACGTCTTCGACCATTTCTCAGATTGCGATTTTTTAGCTGCCTTATATAACCCCTTTGGAAATTTCAAGCCCCACCTACAAAAACTCTGTGACGGCGTGAACAAAATGCTGGATGAGGAGAACATTTGA